A window from Pichia kudriavzevii chromosome 5, complete sequence encodes these proteins:
- a CDS encoding uncharacterized protein (PKUD0E05850; similar to Saccharomyces cerevisiae YDL124W; ancestral locus Anc_7.285), whose product MTFKLPTDKSGIPLIGIGSGTYYYKKDKHAPVNEQLVKIFTTAVKEGFVHLDSAEVYGNDAELRDALKQLVGGGVKREDIFITDKYYAGDGSYSAHSPFSNPYERIKSLVKELNTSYVDLYLLHAPFIKKESHGFDLKEAWKYLQQAKDEGLAKRIGVSNFGVEDLKEIIGTTATDPEVNQIEYNAFLQNQTPGIVEFSQSHNIAVEAYSPLAPITSGDLTQGKGLEFAKYLEELGAKYGKTNTQILLRWVIQTNVIPITTTSKVERLQELKGVFGWELEASEVSKISELGKAYGTLRKYWKPEYSKYD is encoded by the coding sequence ATGACTTTCAAACTTCCAACAGACAAATCGGGAATCCCATTGATTGGTATTGGATCAGGCACTTATTATTATAAGAAGGACAAGCATGCTCCTGTCAACGAGCAGCTAGTCAAGATCTTCACCACAGCAGTGAAGGAGGGTTTTGTGCACTTGGACTCTGCTGAGGTTTATGGCAACGACGCCGAATTGAGGGATGCCTTGAAACAGTTGGTTGGTGGCGGGGTCAAGCGTGAAGATATATTCATCACTGACAAATACTATGCCGGTGATGGAAGCTACAGTGCACATTCACCATTTTCCAATCCTTATGAAAGAATCAAGAGTTTGGTCAAAGAGTTGAACACTTCCTATGTTGATTTGTATCTACTTCATGCGCCGTTTATCAAGAAGGAAAGCCATGGTTTTGATTTAAAGGAGGCCTGGAAGTATCTACAGCAGGCAAAGGACGAAGGGTTAGCCAAAAGAATCGGTGTTTCCAATTTCGGTGTTGAAGATCTCAAGGAAATCATTGGTACTACTGCAACAGATCCAGAGGTCAACCAAATCGAGTACAATGCGTTTTTGCAAAACCAGACTCCCGGAATCGTTGAGTTCAGCCAATCTCACAACATTGCAGTGGAAGCGTATTCCCCGCTTGCACCTATCACCAGCGGTGATTTGACTCAGGGCAAGGGATTGGAGTTTGCAAAGTACTTGGAAGAATTGGGTGCAAAGTATGGTAAGACAAACACCCAGATCTTACTCAGGTGGGTCATTCAAACAAACGTCATTCCAATTACAACCACTTCCAAAGTAGAACGTCTACAAGAACTAAAGGGTGTGTTTGGTTGGGAGTTAGAAGCTTCTGAAGTATCCAAGATCTCAGAATTGGGCAAAGCGTATGGCACCTTGCGCAAGTATTGGAAGCCCGAATACTCCAAATatgattga
- a CDS encoding uncharacterized protein (PKUD0E05860; similar to Saccharomyces cerevisiae YLR245C (CDD1); ancestral locus Anc_8.391): protein MEVGVSYRYLSSPCSKTSPPSPSPVYCADFPLTMSAESLVTKEEYELLKTTVLKAQEIAYCPYSKFRVGCAILAESGKLYTGCNVENAAYTAGICAERTAMSKAVSEGDRVFKAIAIVTDSPTCSSPCGVCRQFIREFSGANQIGKKKLQLPIIMFNNDTSKSTIKTLDELLPNSFGPEDLGF from the coding sequence ATGGAAGTTGGTGTCTCTTATCGATATCTCTCTTCTCCATGTTCCAAGACCTCCCCCCCTTCCCCCTCTCCCGTCTACTGTGCCGATTTCCCGCTTACAATGTCTGCAGAGTCTCTAGTTACAAAGGAAGAGTACGAATTACTGAAAACCACGGTTCTCAAGGCACAAGAGATTGCGTACTGCCCCTACTCGAAGTTTCGTGTTGGATGTGCCATTCTAGCAGAGTCTGGTAAGCTTTACACTGGATGTAACGTTGAGAATGCGGCATACACAGCAGGCATCTGTGCGGAGCGGACTGCCATGTCTAAGGCTGTGAGTGAAGGCGATAGAGTGTTTAAGGCTATCGCCATCGTCACCGACTCCCCAACGTGTTCATCTCCATGCGGTGTATGTAGACAATTCATTCGTGAGTTTTCCGGTGCAAACCAAATCggcaagaaaaaattgcaaCTCCCAATTATCATGTTCAATAACGACACTTCAAAGAGCACTATAAAGACGCTAGACGAGTTACTCCCAAATAGTTTTGGGCCAGAAGACCTTGGATTTTAG